Proteins found in one Limnohabitans sp. TEGF004 genomic segment:
- the panC gene encoding pantoate--beta-alanine ligase, which produces MQIVHTLADLRRALQPAALRAFVPTMGNLHQGHLELMQMARQEVDKRAATGGMTVASIFVNRLQFGPNEDFDTYPRTLENDCALLETNGCDVVFAPSEKDLYPEPQMFKVHPPAELADILEGAFRPGFFVGVSTVVQKLFNIVQPDLAVFGKKDYQQLMVIRRMVQQMALPIEIIGGETRRAEDGLALSSRNGYLSSDERAEAVQLSMALKGLAAAARAGNAAGQLDVAAAEAAAMDALRQRGWAPDYITLRRQHDLSPLNGPCAEPLVVLGAAKLGKTRLIDNLEV; this is translated from the coding sequence ATGCAAATCGTTCACACCCTCGCGGACCTGCGCCGCGCTTTACAGCCGGCCGCCCTGCGTGCCTTTGTGCCCACCATGGGCAATCTGCACCAAGGCCACTTAGAGCTGATGCAAATGGCACGCCAAGAGGTCGATAAGCGAGCAGCAACCGGCGGCATGACCGTGGCCAGCATCTTCGTCAACCGCCTGCAATTTGGCCCCAACGAAGACTTCGACACCTACCCACGCACGCTAGAAAACGATTGCGCTTTGCTAGAAACCAACGGCTGCGACGTGGTGTTTGCCCCATCCGAAAAAGACCTGTACCCCGAACCCCAAATGTTCAAGGTGCACCCACCCGCTGAGCTGGCCGACATCTTGGAAGGCGCGTTCCGACCCGGCTTCTTTGTGGGCGTGAGCACCGTGGTACAAAAGCTGTTCAACATCGTGCAGCCCGACTTGGCCGTGTTTGGCAAGAAGGACTACCAACAGCTCATGGTCATCCGCCGCATGGTGCAGCAAATGGCCCTGCCCATCGAGATCATCGGCGGCGAAACCCGCCGCGCTGAAGATGGCTTGGCCCTCAGCTCACGCAACGGCTACCTGAGCTCCGACGAACGCGCCGAAGCTGTGCAACTGTCTATGGCTTTGAAAGGTTTGGCTGCTGCCGCTCGTGCCGGCAATGCTGCTGGCCAGCTGGATGTGGCAGCCGCTGAAGCCGCTGCGATGGACGCCCTGCGCCAACGCGGCTGGGCCCCTGACTACATCACCCTGCGCCGCCAGCATGACTTATCACCCTTGAATGGCCCATGTGCTGAGCCGTTGGTGGTGTTGGGTGCGGCTAAGTTGGGTAAGACGCGGTTGATTGATAACCTCGAAGTTTGA
- the panB gene encoding 3-methyl-2-oxobutanoate hydroxymethyltransferase has translation MSNTNASPYGTLPPASPVAARKPISLPRLNELRARGEKITMLTAYDATFAAVADAAGVECILVGDSLGMVCQGLTSTVGVTLDTMRYHVESVARGIRRVQGTAWIIGDLPFGSYQESKEQALRSAMVLMQAGAHMVKLEGGGWTTDIVHFLVERGIPVCAHLGLTPQTVHALGGYRVQGRGDSATKLRQEAIALQDAGASMLVLEMVPEPLSTALTQELPTCHTIGIGAGNGTAGQVLVMHDMLGVNLGKNPKFVHNFMEGQASVQAAMSAYVAAVKNGTFPDNAKHAWA, from the coding sequence ATGAGCAACACCAACGCTTCGCCCTACGGCACTTTGCCCCCCGCATCCCCCGTCGCCGCCCGCAAGCCCATCAGCTTGCCCCGCTTGAACGAGCTGCGCGCCCGTGGTGAAAAAATCACCATGCTCACCGCCTACGACGCCACCTTTGCCGCCGTGGCCGATGCCGCTGGCGTGGAATGCATTTTGGTGGGCGACTCGCTGGGCATGGTCTGCCAAGGCCTCACCAGCACCGTGGGCGTAACGCTAGACACCATGCGCTATCACGTCGAAAGCGTGGCCCGTGGCATCCGCCGCGTGCAAGGCACAGCTTGGATCATTGGCGACCTGCCCTTTGGCAGCTACCAAGAATCCAAAGAACAAGCCCTACGCAGCGCAATGGTTCTGATGCAAGCGGGTGCTCACATGGTTAAGCTCGAAGGCGGCGGCTGGACCACCGACATCGTGCATTTTTTGGTCGAACGCGGCATTCCTGTCTGCGCCCATTTGGGCCTGACCCCACAAACCGTTCACGCCCTAGGCGGCTACCGCGTGCAAGGCCGTGGTGACTCTGCCACCAAGCTGCGCCAAGAGGCCATTGCCCTGCAAGACGCAGGCGCCAGCATGCTGGTGCTAGAGATGGTGCCCGAGCCACTGTCTACTGCCCTCACGCAAGAGCTGCCCACCTGTCACACCATCGGCATTGGAGCGGGCAACGGCACGGCCGGCCAAGTGCTGGTCATGCACGACATGCTGGGCGTCAACTTGGGCAAGAACCCCAAATTCGTGCACAACTTCATGGAAGGCCAAGCCAGCGTGCAAGCCGCCATGAGCGCCTATGTGGCTGCTGTGAAAAACGGCACATTTCCCGACAACGCCAAGCACGCTTGGGCCTAA